The Passer domesticus isolate bPasDom1 chromosome 15, bPasDom1.hap1, whole genome shotgun sequence nucleotide sequence TGGGAGAGTTTTCTGTTCTGGGATCAGATATTGATTTGGATGTATCATCACTGCTTGCCTTCTTCCCAAGAGAAGACAGAGAGGATGAAAAGCAGCAAGTATAAGTCTACTGTTTGATACTTTCAGTTTTTCCCTGTATTGTGTTTCATACTATTTTCTCTCTGGTTTATTTGTGTTAAAGTAACTTTTTCCATTAAACaattatttgaaaatctgaaagccgtgaaaacagaaaagcaaaaagaatgaATAGACAATATTGCCTCTTCTGAGCTTCCATTAGAAAAGGCCAATTAAAAATAGGTTAACATATCTGGAGCAACCAGCTTTAGCTACTCTGAGGTTTGTCCACTGACAgagatgatttatttttatcagtCACCAAAACCCTTCTGAGTTGAAGCATTACTTTTGAGTAATGCTTTTGTGAACTCTTAGCCAGGGATATGCTAAGTTGCAAGGTCAAATAATTATCTGCCCAGTTACAGGATCAATACAAACTGATCTCTTATTGCTTTGAGATGATGCTGAAAACATATCCTGCTTTATTCAGGTACAATTGGCTGTGTTGAGGCATATTTCAAAATTGAGAAAAGCCTACTACTTCTACAGCACCTTAGGCTGTGCTTCTCCTGACGGTGTTTACTCCCTGACTATGCTGCAGTTTTGGAGATTTCTGAAGGACTGCAATTTTCATCTCTCCTCTGTAACTCTCGCTGAAATAGATCGACTGTTGAGAGGTTTGTGTTCCTGGTGAGCAGGGTAAGCTGTGGAGAGTTGGAGTGGCaagttctcctggcagctcagctctgggagtTAAGTGGTGCTGAGTCAATACCTCTGTGCCTGTGAGTTCTCAGTGGATCAATTTAAACTTCTCTGGGCACTTCTGGTCCTTAGGCgagaaaatacaaaattaaaatacaacatAGAAAATTGCACTGAAGAGCCATCTGTTCAAAATATTCACCCCTGGTCTTCtttaagagagagagagagaattttGAGAGAGACGTAGGagaaacaaatttattttattgtagtATTTGTAACTTTGGTTTGCATGTAgtatttttttgtcttccatAGAGCCAGTTAATCAATCAAATCCCTTTAGTCCTGCACTGTCCTTAGTATGTGAAGGGTTTAACTCCAACTCTGAATCCTCTTTAATTTCTATATATGCTGAGTGGATGCATTTCTGGAAAGAGAATTGTCCAAGATCCAGCTACAGGTGGACAGTTCTCCCTTAAAATTTGTTTGGAAGTGCTGCATTGTCTGGTGTGAGTCTTCTGGGAGTGTTGTTACACTGTCATAGGTGCAGATGGAGAGGATAAGAAGGGCTGAAAAATCAATATGCCTAGAAGCATTTTAATATACATGAGAACAGTAGaaatttggtttttaaaaaatttttcaGGTGATGAACCACCTAAGAAGATACATGAACCATGTGATATATTACTGTTCCGAACATTTGTATCCTACCTTGTTCACCTGGCATTTCATATCTATCATAAACAGTACAAGTAAGTTTCATCTTTTAGTgaaatttatttcagtgaaatCAGTTTGACTCTTCCCAGACAAGAGTGGTTTTGTTTCAACTGCAGAGATGAAGTTCCTAATCTGAAGAAATGTTTCTTAGAAATGATGTCCAGGAATGTTCTGCCCTCTGCCTGTTGTGTCCAAGGTAAGCAATGCGATTTCTTCTTTGCAGAATTCATTAATTAGTATCACATGCATTGCAGTTTTATtgttaatgttattttttcccaattcaTTTTGAAAGGTATCTTATATTCTAGTAAAGAATTCTCATATTTTGCCATGAGCTACCTTGAGAAATGCTGTGATATATACGAAGACTTTTCTAGACTGTGTCCCAGAGCTCCATTTGACTCCACAGTGAAGCTGAGGCAATTCCTCTGGATGTTGGACGTAAGAGTctaattttgctttgttttgtgtgATTAGATGTGCTTTCTTTGTTCAGTTTATATGAGCCTTTTAAAATAGTCCCTGTGGCTTCTGCACAGTTGAGAAAGTGGGAGTGAGGTTATTTGTGCAAACTGTCCAAGCAGCAGTAAAAGAACAGTTGTTCTACTGTTATTTATGCACTTTTTCAGGACTTGAATTGTAATTTTTTACTCTTATCAAATCCTAGACAAATGTGTTTAAgggaatataaatatttttcctgatcCCCACTGTGTCTCCCTCTGCCCCATCTGTAAAATGTATATATGAGTATGTCCTATTGTTAGAACTCAAAGACTGACAGCTATTGAAATAACACCATAAGCCGTTTCAATAATTTACTACAATAAGAGCATGAGCTTCTTTACTAAAATTCAGTAATTTGGGGACAGATCAAAATTACTATGAAGGTAGAGAACAATTCCCCCTGATATGCCTAGGGTTTGGATGCTTCACTTTATAAATCTGAGCAATTTTTTCATGAAGAAAAGATCAGATGGCaaagttgtaattttttgtatttttgtttatgAGCTTTCTCAAGTTCTTTTGTAACACTGCTTTTGCAGTCTAGGGAAAATTGGCTTCAATAGGACTAGAATTTCTGCTGCTAATTACATACGTGGAAGTATCATTTCAAACCACTACAAATTTTGGCAAAGGCTTGAAAGGGAGGTAGATTAGGTCCATGTGGGGCATGCCTTAAGTGCTGTTAACATGTGATATTTATTCTTACCCAGGATTTTAAACTTCTCAGCGAACAATTAACTGCTGCAAGAGTTCTGGGAATATTTGTCAAAGTTGGTGCCTCCCTACCTGCCATCCATGGTGTCAACCTGGAGCTGGAGGTGTGTATGGAAAAAACCCATGGTCTGTTGTTACAGGAACagttaaaattgcttttaagaACTACTGCAAATGCTGTCCTACCTgctggaagagaaggaaaatgaattaatttattttaaaaaataaagtaaaacttcagcctttgttttcctttgttctgCTTATATATTTTAGTTTAGCTCATGTACTTCTATGTTTTTTCTTAATTACCTCATCTTAGCACAGTCTCAGCATTGAGCATTCAGAAAGGTCCTTAGGAGTGCCATAATCCATGCAGGGAAATCCCTTTCCATGGAGTGCTGGTAGTGGGGAGCTGCCTGGCAGTATGGATATGCAGTGATCACAGGGATTAgtcactgcactgaggctgttAAGGTGGATCAGTAATTCAGGCGTGAACCCACTGAGCCTGAAAATCTGGTGATGCAAGAAACCTGATTAGTGACATGTGAGGTGCTGCCACCTCAGTGAGGTCAAATAGTGACTGTGGGAGACTCTTGTGCTACCTGAGAACTGGCCTAGTGTAGAGGGTTTTCACCCTTAAAGAATTAACTCTTACTCAGCAACAGTCTCTTGCAAACAAAACTGAATTTGTGTTAAACAGGATCTGATAAGCTGAACACACAGTGTAAGTCTTACTAAGGAATCCATTATAAACCCACTCCTGAGGTTTCTAGCAGCATCTCATGCAATTAAAATATGATGTTTAGGTAATAGCTGTAGTTGTGAGTTACTTGTTAGAGAGATTTCTCATAGCTCCAGATACAACAAAAATCAGTGCAGTGTTTTAGCTCAGTATAACTTGTATAAAGTACAACCCATCATATCCTCTCCTGAATTTTTTGAGCTTTGGCTGCTCTcagtttttcttcagaaaaaggGATGTTTGACTAGATAAATGAGGCCAGGGGGACTTCACTACCACTTCTGAGTTCTTTGCTTGCTCAGGTACATAGGCCTGTTAATGAAGAGATTTTGTAAAAATGAACTAATTTACTACTGCCTTTGTTTTACTCTAGATGGTTTTTCTAGAAttttttgaagctcttcttgaaTGTGCATTGGTGTATGTTACTGAGGATATGATCCTGAAGAAAGAAGCTGAAGACAACCAGAAAAGAAGTAGCTTTGAAATCAAGGAGTGCTCCAAGGAAACCTCAGCTGTGTCTCCCACAGAACATTCTCCACCCCAGGTAAGGCTGATGCAGACCTGTTCACTGTTACAGTGTGTCCACTGAGAGAGTGAAGTCAGGCCCTGAAAATGTTCTGTTTCCTGACCATGGAAACCAGTTTCCCCTTTTTGCATAAACAAATACTTGATTAGGTCCTTCTGCCTTTTCGGTTTATTTGTATCTTAAATTTTAACATCAGTGTAGACAGTTTTAACATATTTGCATGTTTTCCTAGATAACTGTAAATACACACAGAGTACTTCTGAAGGGAACTGACAGATTGGTTGGGTGGTGAAAGATATGTCTCTTCTGCACTGAGCTGAATGTCTAAAATTGTCCTGTAAAAATGGCATTGCAGCTGTTGTGTGTAGCAAGCCTTGCTGCTTGCCAGCAGTTGGGCtgtcctctttttctttttgctaaaCTTCTGAATAAGGAGTTTGTAGGTTGTGAGATGCTGCCCGTGACACTGGTGCAATTTGTATATACAGAGTAGTTGAAGACATGAATTAGAATTGTTATTATTTGGAATTATGCACAAGATGgaagtatttttattaattcaaGGAGTATTCACAAAGATAATTTCAGAGCCTCTGTGAGCCAGTAGTGCCACTGTACACCACTACTCATTTTTTGCCCAGTTGTTCCCACCCTATGCACCCATTCCCTTGCAGCATCCCTGCAAGCAGTGACACAGTTGAACAGTGAAGTGGTCCAgttaaaatagtaaaaaaaaaaaaagaaaaagaaaaagaaaaaaaatcttaattaaatGTACTGAGGCTAAAATTTTTCATGTGTTACATTTCATTAGTGCAGCAGAAGTATAATTGGTGCAGACATAAATGATGACATTTCTGAGGCAGCTGAGCTGTACACTCAGGAGCAGATGAACAATATGTAGAGCAACATGTAAGAACAGAGGAACAGGTCAAAGAACAGGAGCTTTCATTTTCTGTAGTGCTGTCTTCCCCTAGCTCTGAAATAGGATAATCCTGCTTGCCTGGCTGCTATCAATGGAAAAGTGTTAGCTGGTAATACTTGAAAAGGTGAAACACTCCTGCAATAGAAATATTTTGAGATAGGCATGATTGCAGGATGCATTTGGCTGGCAGAATGCTTTGGAGATGGGAATTTGCATGACTCAAAGGGCCTTGGGATTTCACTTTGTGATTTGAACACAGGCCCAGACATTTAGTAACTGAGTTTAAAACTTCTTGCCAGCCACTGAGACCTTGTGAAGACACAAAGCCTGCTCATCAACCTTCTCTACTGGGTGAGTACTGTATTAAGTGGCTATAAAACTATAAAGTGGCTTGAGCAGATGCTATTTTTCTGCAACTTTCAAAACAATTAAACAGGAGCTGATCATGGAAATAGGTGATGTATTGCAGTTACAGAGGGCAGCTCCATTCAGTTTGGCAATTATGACAAGGTTTGTTTAGCTTTCCATACCTGCTCTACACAGATGGCTGGGCAAGTTGGAATCTCTGAATTTTCTGTGCTTCTTAATTAGAAGCTATcactttttccttaaaaatagcTTTAAAGGCTTTTAAAACCTTAATTCTTCCTGTTCTGTCCCACTCATGTGGGCATGGGAACAGGAGCTTGAACTCTGCATTGTGCCTGCATTAGAAACAAACTTTTCATCATTTCAGAAGTATTTTAACCCAGATCTGACTTTCAGGGCAGGTGACAACCTATATTTGTGCTGAAGATCAAACTTGGAATTTCATGCACAGGATTAAAGGCTgagtaattttcattttctttctttgtaatATCAGAAACTCTTCTCTCATTTCCCATAACTCCTGGAGAAAGCAAAGATGATGTGTCATTGGCCAACAAGGATGTAAAAGAAGAACAAGATTCCTGTCCAGAAAAGGAATTGATAGGTAAAACAGTCCTACTGTTTTAGGacttaacacacacacacaaatctcTTGGAGCTCTTGAATTATGAAGTTTTATTTGTATTGGCACATTTCAGCTTGTCACAAGAGGGCAGTAAATGAGCATTAATTCTGgaggaaattttttaaaaatttaaaatattttttaaaagaaaatgaaactttataataaaataagaatttaaGTACTGACTTACATAGTTTCCCCAATTTTAAAATGCTATGTTTAATTTGTTGGGCATCTGTAAGCTGTAATTTGTATTACTCTATGAGAAGCTCAAGCTGCAAGTCTGTCTGTGGAGTCTCTTGGACAAATAAAATGTATTACTGCCATGTCCTGCTGCTTCTACTTAAAATAAGAATTATAATTAGTGGTGTGCCACCACCAGCTGGAATAAGATGCTTATGTTAGGACAGACCAACATTCAGGCAGAAGAGGTGTTCAGTAAGAGCACTTTGCTGTGTTGGGGGTCGTAGTTTTCTGTACCATCTTCCTTCCAGCTGATTAGCAGATCCCATCTGGGTTGGTTTTTATGTTTGTTAAATGTTTTCTGCTGCTACAGAGCTCAAATCCAAGGACAGAGTTTGACAAGGATCTTTGCTCTTTTGCTGAAATCTGATGGGTGAAACGTTGCACATCTGAAAAACTAAAAACTGTTTGTTCAGGGCCATCACCTGGGCCTGGGCTGTTtcctgacaggacaagggacacTGGCACACACCCCTGTCCTTTCAGCTGCTCATGTTTGTTCATCCCTTTCCCCGTGCACAGGAGTCACAGACACTGAACTGTCATCAGGTTACTGCAGAAGACTCTTGTCACAGGATTAAAGGGAAGAGTTCATTGTCTTTTTGTGCCATTCCCAGGGACAAGTCACTGAAGCCACACAAAAGGGCCACCCCCATTCAGTTCAGTGTCTCACACCTTTCATGCTCTGTACCATGCAGAAGCCAGACCTTCCCTTTGCAGAGTATCAGAGCTGAAATATTGTTGTCCAAAACACATTTGAAATAGAAGTGCCCTGCTAAATAAACATGTTTAATTTACATCTTGCAGATGAAGCAAAAGATAAAGATGAACAAAAGGAGCCATTTAGTTTCTGGATGTGTCAGGTGGAAATCTTTTTCACAACTAAGTTATTCCCTGCTTTTGACCATGAAATAATGCTGAgagataaaataaaagaaaaacaaaaggagaaTGATGAATTAACTGAGCTGAGAAAGAGCCAGGCTGAGGAACTGGAAAGGTGAGTGTTGAATCTTGTCTGGCAGTACTGTTATCCTTTATCTTCCACTagcaaaattattgaaaatgaGAAGTGTGTTCAAGAAAGTCATATAGCAAAGTGTACCTGGAAAACTGACTCACACAGGTTTCATTAGTAACATACAGAATGTAACTCGTGctttctgctgctggctggagtAACAAATACAGGCTGCTTCCAGGGTACAAACTTAGCTCTGGTATTTCTTGGTATTTGGTTCCTGCTCTGTGTAAAGACAGTTATAAGACATTTTTGGACTTGAGGGGGTAATTAGAGACTTTCTGCTTCTCTACACTGTGGCAGTTTATGCTGCTCATGCTATGATTAGAGCTGGAGTTGCTTAGCCAGTGGAAACCTGTCTCCCTTCTCTTACAGTACCTTAAATTCAAATTTTGATCATGCAGACTTATTgctgaaaaagaagaagaagaagaggcaagaaggaaagcagcagcagcattacaTGAGGATATCAAGCACAGGGAACGAGCCATGTCATCTTGGGAGAAACTCCTCTCCTGGAGAGGTCTCCAGCTGAGAAAAGAGGCCTCCAAAACAGAACCCTCACCAAAGAAAAGAGgctcacaagcagcagagcctgaGGAGAAAGAGGCAGAGAAGGCAGCACCCACAAGTACCAAGGCAACTgctgacaaaaagaaaaagaaataaatcctcTGCTGGGAACTACTGAAGCTTCAAGCAAGAACTcttcaaataagaaaaaaaaacccaaaccaaaacaaccccagAAGACCCACACTTGTAGGAAGCTGTAAGAATGGCTCAACTGCATGCACAAGAATTGCTGGTTTCAGAGGGAAACACCAGAGTTTTGGATAAACTAGCAGGAAGTTACACGATGCAAATGAAGTCAGATGCTTCTAAAGTGTAACAattattagttttatttttcagcaaaatattCACATAACATATCAGAATGGAATGGTACAGATGAGTTCAGACTGGTTTTTAGTTAATTTGCacataaacatttttaaaatttaaaaattttatggTCAGAGTTTACAGATTTTAGTAGAAATTTTGATTCTTACAAAGCAAGTATTGCTTTACTATTGTCATTATTCCAGTCAATAATATGACTAATAACTTCTCATGTTGAACAAGTGCCTGACATTGACATCTTCAATA carries:
- the LOC135281756 gene encoding radial spoke head 10 homolog B-like isoform X1 — translated: MIKGKKKDAKKKDGKKAAVEKSEDSLATPTGSSLTTLDLPSDSLSTETPAIPEAPDKEPEVEEPPAQLVIPFHEEPMLAQVIIKSYEGEQVDEFYEGEGFICFEGGNTYKGLFSEGRMNGEGIYSWADGVKYEGTFVKNVLMHNGRYTWNDGSVYEGSIQDGLRHGYGVFRSGTHPISYIGYWCNGKRHGKGKIYYDEEQTSWYRGDWVNNVREGWGIRRYRSGNIYNGQWKKNLRHGHGKMIWVTDNQEYEGQWECGMQHGSGMHTWFLKKMEMSTYSLRNEYIGDFVKGERHGHGIFLYADGAVYDGEWVHNKKHGKGIFVFKDGNAFEGEFINNHPVESPSRQGSAVKAKNLRDTSSRSSFGIGRSAIIKDLGEFSVLGSDIDLDVSSLLAFFPREDREDEKQQVQLAVLRHISKLRKAYYFYSTLGCASPDGVYSLTMLQFWRFLKDCNFHLSSVTLAEIDRLLRGDEPPKKIHEPCDILLFRTFVSYLVHLAFHIYHKQYKDEVPNLKKCFLEMMSRNVLPSACCVQGILYSSKEFSYFAMSYLEKCCDIYEDFSRLCPRAPFDSTVKLRQFLWMLDDFKLLSEQLTAARVLGIFVKVGASLPAIHGVNLELEMVFLEFFEALLECALVYVTEDMILKKEAEDNQKRSSFEIKECSKETSAVSPTEHSPPQPLRPCEDTKPAHQPSLLETLLSFPITPGESKDDVSLANKDVKEEQDSCPEKELIDEAKDKDEQKEPFSFWMCQVEIFFTTKLFPAFDHEIMLRDKIKEKQKENDELTELRKSQAEELERLIAEKEEEEEARRKAAAALHEDIKHRERAMSSWEKLLSWRGLQLRKEASKTEPSPKKRGSQAAEPEEKEAEKAAPTSTKATADKKKKK
- the LOC135281756 gene encoding radial spoke head 10 homolog B-like isoform X2 translates to MIKGKKKDAKKKDGKKAAVEKSEDSLATPTGSSLTTLDLPSDSLSTETPAIPEAPDKEPEVEEPPAQLVIPFHEEPMLAQVIIKSYEGEQVDEFYEGEGFICFEGGNTYKGLFSEGRMNGEGIYSWADGVKYEGTFVKNVLMHNGRYTWNDGSVYEGSIQDGLRHGYGVFRSGTHPISYIGYWCNGKRHGKGKIYYDEEQTSWYRGDWVNNVREGWGIRRYRSGNIYNGQWKKNLRHGHGKMIWVTDNQEYEGQWECGMQHGSGMHTWFLKKMEMSTYSLRNEYIGDFVKGERHGHGIFLYADGAVYDGEWVHNKKHGKGIFVFKDGNAFEGEFINNHPVESPSRQGSAVKAKNLRDTSSRSSFGIGRSAIIKDLGEFSVLGSDIDLDVSSLLAFFPREDREDEKQQVQLAVLRHISKLRKAYYFYSTLGCASPDGVYSLTMLQFWRFLKDCNFHLSSVTLAEIDRLLRGDEPPKKIHEPCDILLFRTFVSYLVHLAFHIYHKQYKDEVPNLKKCFLEMMSRNVLPSACCVQGILYSSKEFSYFAMSYLEKCCDIYEDFSRLCPRAPFDSTVKLRQFLWMLDDFKLLSEQLTAARVLGIFVKVGASLPAIHGVNLELEMVFLEFFEALLECALVYVTEDMILKKEAEDNQKRSSFEIKECSKETSAVSPTEHSPPQPLRPCEDTKPAHQPSLLETLLSFPITPGESKDDVSLANKDVKEEQDSCPEKELIDEAKDKDEQKEPFSFWMCQVEIFFTTKLFPAFDHEIMLRDKIKEKQKENDELTELRKSQAEELESTLNSNFDHADLLLKKKKKKRQEGKQQQHYMRISSTGNEPCHLGRNSSPGEVSS